One region of Solanum pennellii chromosome 6, SPENNV200 genomic DNA includes:
- the LOC107021577 gene encoding metal tolerance protein B, whose protein sequence is MEQQEDSMSEIKQLQGAKCNGNCNRAHFSCNPICSFSGQERSLLDSRQRSKSSMKLCGLIIFYVMVMTVETIGGVKAHSLAVLTDAAHLLSDVVGFSISLFAVWVSSWDATKEHSFGYHRLEVLGALISVQLIWLISGFLIYEATERMFHTNAKVNGKLMFAIAAFGLIINFISVVWLGHDHSLHSHSFSPCKDHDHGHGHDHDHDHEMQELHPRNEEESSKLVAACHSCSKPSNINIEGAYLHVISDLIQSVGVMIAGAIMWYKPEWLVVDLLCTIFFSIFALSTTVPMLKTIFSLLMERTPKEVDIVQLENGLKSLAGVKDVHDLHVWAITIGKIVLSCHVVTEPGVNHYEIIQNVREYCDTTYRIHHVTVQVEPGSL, encoded by the coding sequence ATGGAGCAACAAGAGGATTCCATGTCTGAAATAAAGCAGTTGCAGGGAGCTAAATGCAATGGCAACTGTAATCGTGCTCATTTTTCTTGCAATCCTATCTGCTCCTTCTCAGGGCAAGAGCGCAGTCTGTTGGATTCAAGACAAAGGTCAAAGTCAAGTATGAAACTTTGTGGGCTCATAATCTTTTATGTAATGGTCATGACAGTGGAAACCATTGGAGGGGTGAAAGCCCACAGTCTTGCGGTTCTAACTGATGCAGCTCACTTGCTTAGTGATGTTGTTGGATTTTCTATTTCGCTTTTTGCTGTTTGGGTGTCCAGCTGGGATGCAACCAAAGAACACTCTTTTGGATACCACCGACTTGAAGTTTTAGGAGCCCTTATTTCTGTACAGCTGATATGGCTCATCTCTGGTTTTTTGATTTATGAAGCAACTGAGAGAATGTTTCATACTAACGCCAAAGTGAATGGGAAGCTTATGTTTGCTATTGCTGCATTTGGTCTCATAATAAACTTCATTTCAGTTGTGTGGCTTGGACATGATCATTCTCTCCATAGCCATTCATTTAGTCCTTGCAAGGATCACGATCATGGTCACGGTCATGATCACGATCATGATCATGAAATGCAAGAATTGCATCcaagaaatgaagaagagagCTCGAAACTGGTAGCAGCATGCCATAGTTGCAGCAAACCATCAAACATAAATATTGAAGGGGCTTACCTGCATGTTATATCTGATTTAATACAATCTGTTGGTGTGATGATTGCTGGAGCTATTATGTGGTACAAACCAGAATGGTTGGTGGTTGATCTTCTCTGtactatttttttctcaatctttGCTCTTAGTACAACTGTACCCATGCTTAAGACTATATTTTCCTTATTGATGGAGAGGACACCAAAGGAAGTTGATATCGTTCAACTCGAGAATGGCCTAAAATCTTTAGCAGGAGTAAAAGATGTTCATGACCTACATGTTTGGGCCATCACTATAGGGAAAATTGTTTTGTCCTGTCACGTTGTAACTGAGCCAGGAGTCAACCATTATGAAATTATCCAGAATGTTAGGGAATATTGTGACACCACATACAGAATTCATCATGTAACCGTACAAGTTGAACCAGGTTCATTGTAG
- the LOC107023554 gene encoding serine/threonine-protein phosphatase PP1 isozyme 2: MAQNGQGIEPAVLDDIINRLLEFRNARTVRQVQLSEAEIRSLCTAARAIFLQQPNLLELEAPIKICGDIHGQYGDLLRLFEYGGFPPQSNYLFLGDYVDRGKQSLETICLLLAYKIKYPENFFLLRGNHECASINRIYGFYDECKRRFNVRLWKVFTDCFNCLPVAALIDDKILCMHGGLSPDLTDMDLIRNLPRPTDVPDSGLLCDLLWSDPSREVKGWGMNDRGVSYTFGPDKVAEFLMQHDMDLVCRAHQVVEDGYEFFAERQLVTVFSAPNYCGEFDNAGAMMSVDENLMCSFQILKPADRKPRFL, translated from the exons ATGGCTCAAAATGGGCAGGGGATAGAACCTGCGGTTCTTGATGACATAATTAACAGGCTATTGGAGTTTAGGAATGCAAGAACTGTTAGACAGGTTCAGCTTTCAGAGGCTGAGATTCGTTCTCTCTGTACTGCTGCAAGAGCAATCTTTCTTCAGCAGCCCAATCTTTTGGAGCTTGAAGCCCCTATCAAGATCtgtg GTGATATTCATGGACAGTATGGTGATCTTCTGAGGCTTTTTGAATATGGTGGATTCCCACCCCAgtctaattatttgtttttaggGGACTATGTGGATCGTGGCAAACAGAGTTTGGAGACTATATGCCTTCTACTTGCTTACAAAATCAAGTACCCAGAGAACTTCTTTCTGTTAAGAGGGAATCATGAATGTGCTTCTATTAACCGGATATATGGATTTTATGATGAATGTAAGCGCCGATTCAATGTGAGGCTGTGGAAAGTCTTCACTGATTGTTTCAACTGTCTTCCCGTGGCAGCTCTTATAGATGATAAAATACTTTGCATGCATGGTGGCCTTTCTCCTGATCTAACAGACATGGATCTGATACGAAATTTACCTCGTCCTACAGATGTTCCAGATTCCGGTTTGCTTTGTGATTTACTTTGGTCAGATCCTAGTAGGGAAGTTAAAGGTTGGGGAATGAATGACAGGGGCGTCTCATATACCTTTGGTCCTGATAAAGTGGCAGAGTTCTTGATGCAACATGATATGGACCTTGTTTGTCGTGCCCATCAG GTTGTGGAGGACGGCTATGAATTTTTTGCTGAAAGGCAGCTAGTTACAGTATTTTCTGCACCAAACTACTGTGGGGAATTTGATAATGCTGGTGCAATGATGAGTGTGGATGAAAATCTGATGTGCTCTTTCCAGATTTTGAAGCCAGCAGATAGGAAACCTCGGTTCTTGTGA